The genomic stretch aacacggatgaacatcataacaacaatatcacatgaacatgattttaacaacatttcaacaacaaatcacatgaacacaaattgaacaaccaagaacaactaaaatttgattgaacaatatttttggcaacaacaaacctatttttcggatttaaacaacaacaacaatcaaacaagtatatttagattcctaaattcaataatattgaacttaaaatcaactctaacaacattacaacaaacaattcttatattaaactttaaacaagattatgagaacaattcaagaaataatcataaatggtaaacaagaaatcaaactatacaaaattcggattcaagatcatccaaacatgaacatgaatgaatctattttaacacaacaaacatgacggattaaacgattaaatcaatatattcctttaacacaactaaattctttaaacaaataacaagatcgacgaagaaacaattatgaacttaaacttgaacttaacaatattaacaatttctaacaatacataaacacatgaaacaaattgaagaaatagttaattaaatttcaatttgaatctaacaaacatcaaactaacaaatattcacttaaacaataatacaaacatgaaatgaatatgaaaacaattaattaaacttctattttgaaatctgaaaattaattttaacaaagcacatgaacatgaacaaactagaaaaatgatttcaacgatgaacaacgaacaaaacaagaattgaattctttaacgattttggatccggaaaataccaaacaaaaatatggacgataaatgagattcaaaaatcaactaaccggaaatgaaacgacgaacaacgattgtaaacaaatccgtccgggcttcgactcaacgaaaaaccctcgacctttgaCAAACCGAAGAAGACGAAACAACAACGAAACAATAGCAACTGCTGCGACGAGCAACAGCAGCAGTCCGTCGAGAAGCAGCATGAAGCAGACGCCCTGGCAGCAGCGCGACGGAGGAAGAAGAAGCTgcatgaagcagtagcagctgggAGCCGAACGCAGCAGTAATGACGAGGATGCAGCAACGACGGGCAACTCGACGAGACCGGCAGAACAGCCGCGATAGCAGTGTCGACGAAGCTTGGAAGAAACAGTCGCAACAGCAGCATGGTGGAGAAGCAGGCAGCCATGGCAATCTTAGCTCAAacttgagctcgacgagcttcattaatggcggatagggctggggtcgtttagtcgagccggggtcgtgagggtgacgtgcgtgtgttgtgagtgtgacggggtgagggggaagggctggagGGGGTGGTCGTTGGGGTAAGGCATCCATGGATGGAGCTTgaagttttgaggaagaagaaggagaataggggggcggatgctttaggcatttttagggtttttttttctatttttttttgttttcttttgttttattttttgaaatgcaagataatagggtgttgggttatggaccgggttgacccagttcgaaatggactgggtcgtagggaagattgggccattttttgggcctgtggcttgaaattgaagaagaggcccaattccgactttctttatattttcgctctcttttcttcttttatttttctaaaactaaattataaaaatacttaaactattattaagaactaaattaagttataaaagcgcaaattaactcccaataacaattaacgcacaattaagtattaattaagcataaaattgtatatttggacattaaatgctaaaaatgcaaacgatgcctatttttgtaatttttaatttttgtaaaacaaatttaattattatcaattgtagaattaaatcctacatgcaaaatgcgacatatttttgtattttttattaatttagcaaataaacacgcacagacaaatacaaataattattcaaaatatcacaaaatatcacaaaattgcacaccaaagaaaaatcattttatttttgaattttttttggagtaattctcatatagggcaaaaatcacgtgcttacagctgtatatatatatatatatatatatatatatatatatgtcgtgttgggctcttctgcctgcaggttattatatttcagatcatatctcatggttggttcgctcgggccttcgggcatcgggtgccagccacacctcccaaggttggggtgtgacagtAAAATATTTATTTCTATGAATAATGGGATTTGTATTCTGTTTTATACCTGATATGCATCTAAAATGCAAAAGCCTATGTGATGTGTAGGTGTGTACAAAGAAAACCGACAAACCACACCAacccgataattcgagtcaaatcgagagaaaaaaaaacccgattatagtttggtttgatttggtttggtattggaaaAAAAACGACCATAATTGGCttagtttggttttaactaaaaaaagtcaaaccgaaactaaACCAAcctgacattacatatatagaaattttagatatatttaatatataaatatacttattgtgatataatttataaatattttttaaaaagttcataattttatctgttaaggtattatttcaaggttggacttagaacttttgaatgttccaataagttttatagccattaatattagtaaattaaataatactAACAAAAgctcaaaccaaaatcaaattaatattaatgctaacaaaagacattcagttcaatactacgaacgggaatatattgaatatctattttttcgTTTTGCAATAAtccagataaaaatgcataacctatttatattttttctttagcgttagtcatgtaattaatactcccttattagtctacttattttagcatgaattagtacttttagattatgtttatttttttatggctttttaattaggaatatttatattacataattttattgtctttattgttgaatattttaggacaatgccatgacacatctcatattttgtattattttcttggaaaatactttatatagttgtatcttactaggattaaagaaatatttttagcACGAGTTATATATTTTGTTCTatgaagattttaccggaaaaaaccCGAATAACCCAAAAACTTGAGAAAACCaagattgaaaaacccgagttttattggtttggtttggtctttagatttaataacctgacacaattgatttggtttggtaattgtaaaatccgatccaacccgacctatgtacacccctagtgatgtgtgtgtatatatatatatatatatatatattgtatggtGTAAATTAATTGTGGAGAGGACAAAATAGAAAAAcgtgtttcaggttgctattaaGTTATAGCATATACTTATAATTCTTCTTTGCCTTGCATGTAACGTGAGTTGAGTACCACAAAAAAAATGTCATTGCTATTTCAATCTCATAAACTAACTTCCGTTTTAAACGCTCTTCTTGATTTCTTCTTTGTTTTGGCCCATCTTGTTGCTTCTTTCTTGCATCTCAACCCTAAATTGGAAGAAAGAGGAGGAGGTATCTAAAGATGACAATAGAAAGAGAATTAAAATTATCACTATATTTATTCCTCTTTTCCAAGTGCAGGATAAATTGAATGGGGTTGTGTACCTTTTTCTACCAATTGAAAGTGCAGCCCTAGAATGTTACTGAAGCAAATTCAAGCTTTTGACTAATTTATTGTCGTCGGCTATATTAAGTTATATTCGGGGAgatttgattgattctgaatcaATATTATAGAAGAATGGAGGATAGGTATGGGGATATGAGAGTTCCTCTAATCTCTTGCATTTTTTGTATTTGTGTAACTGGCGGAGGAATCCTCCTTGTCATCTACCTTTTCGTGTCGAATCTTTCTCAACCTTGGTTTCTTCCAGCAGCATTGATCTTAGTTGGTTCTCCATGGCTCTTTTGGTTCCTCACTTACATGTACACTTGCATCAAACTATGTTGTTGCAGTAGCAAACTTGATAATCGCCAGATTTCACAGCGCAGCTCCAACGCGGCCACCATGGCGAACGCCAGGAATGTTTCCACGAGAAATTCGACCAGTTCACAGAACAATAATTATGATGAAAAACATGTCAAATTTGCTGAGGTTGTGGAAGTTGGGGAAAGTGGACATAGCCGTGGTAGCAAGCAAGATGAATGAGAGATACATCCATTAAATCGTCGGAGTAAATTGAGGTGCCCTTGAACTTATCAAGATACATATAGTGATTCTAATAGATGGGGTCATGGCTGTATGCATGAGTTGAGTCTTGAAAGACATTGTGACCGCGGGAGATGTATTGAAGATTTAAACTTGATGGATCCGATCGATCGGCCTTTAGGGTTTTTATCACGCATTTACTTTTGAAATTACAGGTTAAGAGAGTTTGATATTGTTGACATCTTAACAATTTCTCATATGCATATTTATGAATCATGTCGGAAATGATGGATACAGATGAACCCATTGAATGAAGTATGATGAAACTTCTAAGTTTAACTGATAGTCTTCCTTATTATGACGAAAAATTAATGTGTCTGCACGTGTTTTATGGAAAACCATCTTGTCCTTTTACAGATTTGGTATTTAGTTTGATGTGGAGAAGAAATTTGGATTTGATTTATGAATTGCGGTTCACTAGTAAATACCATGGGAAACCTTATTGTTGTTCTACGCATACACGATGTTCTTGAATTTGTTAATCGAGCGTCATCTCACCATTGGATTTTAGAACCCTCATTATTAAGATTATTTGATGTTGAAGCTTGAGGAATAAATGAAATGTTGGAAAACAAAATGAAAGATTGCTATTGTCACATGTGAAAGTTATGTACTTAGAGATCATTTGGTTCATCGTATTAACAATAATAATCGCACCATAATATTTTGCATAAGTTGTAGTGCGATATTTAGCTGGTTGGTACAAGAAAAATAATTGTTGCACAGCTTAAAACAACGTTTGGTTGGGCTCATTGTTAATACTTAGAATGAGTTATATGGGAGAGTTGTGGACTAGTATTTTATATGGGATAGTATATGGAATAAGAATATATTCATTAGCACTACATAGTTAAGAAGAACTAAATACAAAATATATCCCTAAGATAAGCAATACCCCCATAATAATTTATACATTATTATTAACTGAATAACAATTCTGACATTATAATCTGTGCATATCTAGTACATAATGTATGATACAAGTCAACCTTCAGTGGCAATTCCACAGAGTCGGTAAAAGGAAATGGCAGAACTAGATGCTCTGACATGGAAGACCAGCAAAGTCTTCCGAAGATTTTAAGCTAAACATAATAGTTAAACTTGATTTTCTAAACTCGGAAAAGTGTTATGCTTTATAAAATGTactggaaaaaaaaaacatttgagTCACTAGTCATATGTATATTATCCTCAACAAATAAAGGGGTGTATGCAGAGGCGAATTCAAGATTTAGTAGGTTCAAAATGAGTGTAATCTTATTATATGTCTAGTTCTTAATTTTTCCACACATATGTATAAAGTTTCCTATATCTGCATTTGACAGTATATGTATTAACACTAGGTTTCAAACTTACCAAACCAACATGACAGAAGATTTAATGGTTCAAAAGTTATGAGAGTATATGTATTAACACTAGGTGAACAAGTTGCTGAAGATACAACAAGAGCCCTGCACTGGACCAATATTGGTGTGCTAGAAGTGATAATCGGCCTGAAGATAATAGAAGCAGACAAATTTTCTTTCTTGTCCCCATTGATGCAAAAGTTTTCCAGTGCCTAGAGTTTGACTACTAACTTGTTATCTTAAACAAGTCATGAGCTTCTATGACTGCAAAGGCATTTCATTTCAAATGAGGTAAAACCTTTTTTCCCAACCCTTCTGTACGAATGCTCATTGGCGAATTAAAATAATTAGAATAGGAGTAACATTGACAATGAAGTCACAACAGGGACAGCAATTCTAATATAAGTATATATAGAACAGCATTAGAATAAGGGAAATTATTTAAGCTGTTTTTTAATAACCGTGGTGTCTGGACTAGCTTGCCATGTAAGCCTTCGTACCTCCAACTCAGCCTGCCACCTGCCTTGCCCATTCCCGCACCACTAGTTAAATAAAAATCTTCATTAGAAAATGGCGCCATCCTAAACTGTAATTTAGGGCCAACaaatccttgtttatttcatgcGAATGGTGGTCCAGAACTTCAAATTTGTGATTACATGAGAATGTAGCATTTGGCTCATCTTGAGGATGATTTTGTGAAATTCAAATTCCCGaataagaaaaggaaaggaaaatggAAAAAATTCCCAATATTGAAATTGCCAAATATTTTCATGGATCAATGCCGACGCCAAAGGGAGATGGGTTTATTTCATTAAAAAGCTCCATAGTTATACATTTCTCCCATGCTCTAATAGGACCACAATGCATAACAATTATTGAAGTGCAATAGATGTTGCCTTCTGAGTACGGAACTACTGATAGCTTACTGTATGATGCGAGGAATTTAGCAAAGTCAAGAAGTAccaattgaatttttttttaataaaaccagCATCACCAATTTCCAGATGTCTTGCGCACAAACTCAGCAATATCAAATGTGTCCGTCCCCTTCTTCGTGATGACACCCTATTCAAATAGTTGTCACTTGTCAATTTTATCATTTGGGTAGTAATTTGATATTTGCCAGAACATAAAAAGCATGGGGTTATAAGCACACAAATATAGACAGTGCAAGTATAAGGATAGATAGAACAATGGGAAACAAAGGCAGATATACAATTGCTGACCTTTTCAGTGATAATTCCACTAATCAAATTTGCTGGAGTGACATCAAATGCAGGGTTCCAAACCGAAATACCAGAGGCAGCAACTTGTTCACCTAGTCCTCCTCGTGTATGTAACAGCTCCTTCGGAGATCTTTCTTCTATCACAATTTCTTGTCCGGAAGAAAGAGATAGATCAATAGAAGTCAAAGGAGCAGCAACGTAAAATGGTATACCATGATGCACAGCAGAAACAGCAAGGTTGTAAGTTCCGATCTTATTGGCAGTATCACCTGCAATGAGATTTAAAGCTCCTGTAAAACGGTGGTTCTAAAAGGAAAAGGCCCATGCGAATCATAAGTCATATGTACCATTGGCGGCTACACGATCAGCTCCAACAATGACAGCTTTCACCCGACCAGCATTCATCAATGCAGCTGCAGCTGAATCTGCTATAAGGGTGGCTGGAATGTTCTCATGAACCAACTCGAATGCAGTCAATCTGGATCCCTGATATTTAAATGGAGAAGTGAGGACGTATCTTACCCTGACTGTTCTCTGTTTGGGGCCCAGGTGCAGGATGACTCAAATTGTAGTACAACAAGTCAAACTAGAAAAGAAGTCTTTCAACAAGACAAATCAGAACTACTGTCCACCACATATTTCATTTTAAATTTACTATTAAGCATCTGATTCTTCAGTACATGATTCCTGAATTTGTAGTCAACAAGAATATGAATATGTCGACCAAGTATCATGCACTAAGCTACTAAAGTCCACACAAAGATGCACTTACGTAGTCCCTCGTCTTTAGATGCCGACTGGTCTTCTGCAGTAAGCTCCAATTTTGATGAAACGAAGAATCGGGTTAAAAGGCATTAACTTAGGTTAGCACTAAAAGTTTTAGCTGCTACTAACCTACGTGGAGGTTAAGGTGGAGTATGTCGTGTACTCCAACAATTCACTCGAAGCATCTTTTAGTACTCCTTCCGTTTCAagttagatgaggtagtttgactcggcacggagtttaagaaaaaaaataaacttTTGAAAcgtgtggtcttaaaagcttaatgGATAAAAGCTTTGTGggaccatgacatttgtgtggttataaaagcttctcattaagggtaaaatgggtaaaatgaagagtttaagtgggcgtttggacataacaattgtaaaatttcaaattAGGGGAAAAaaaatttcaagtgaaaatggtatttgaaatttagagttgtgtttggacatgaatataattttgggttgttttgaaGTTTtatgagtgatttgagtgaaaattttgaaaaacaacctTTTGGAGTTTTTCAGATTTTCGACAATTTCCAAAAtacatcttcaagtgaaaattggaaattttatgaacaaacgctgattttggaaaaaagtgaattttttttggaaaagggggaaaaatttcttatgtccaaacgggcactaaaattgaattatttccaaatttagaaatgtgtcatttattgtggaacaaactaaaaaggaaagtacctcatctaatttgaaacggagggagtactataTAAATAGGTACTTGAACGGAATTTTTTAGATCAGTCGAGAAAAATTGAAGTGAAATACTCCTTGTAAAATAAGGAATTTGAACTGACATGCCCCAAGGTATATAGAGTCGGGAACTGTATATGTAAGTGGGCATGGTTACTTAGAACGTAAAAATCCAATAGTTACATAATGCAGTTATATTACATAAAGGTATTAAATGATGTCTCTGTGACAATTTTTTCCTATACCTTATCCTATTTTATCTGCAGATTAAAGCCTATCTTTGCTAGGTAATAATTTACTGGTCTTTGACATGTTACTGCCAAACATAGGTTCATGCAGTATCTTTTTCCCGTACAGTTTCCTGAAATGTTAGCCTCACTGCCAATGGCGGAGACAGAATTTTCGCTAAGGGGGGTTCAACAAAGAAAAAAGTTTAAAAAGTTTAAAAGAGATTGTAGCCAATGGGAATTGAACCAATGACCTCATAAAGGTTTTGAAACCCTTTGCCACTAAGCTATGCTTTTCAACTatgtcaagggggttcaaaacatAATATCTAGAAGTACAAAAACAGATTTTgtcttatatatacagtgtaatttttcggcgaaccCTTCCGCCCCTCCAAATCTGCTTCTTCAGTACATGATTCTTGAATTTGTAGTCAACAAGAATATGAATATGTCGAGCAAGTATCATGTACTAAGCTACTAAAGTTCACACAAAGATGCACTTATGTAGTCCCTCGTCTTTAGATGCCGACTGGTTTTTTCAGCTAGCTCCAATTTTGATGAAATGAAGAATCGGGTTAAAAGGTATTAACTTAGGTGAGCACTAAAAGTTTTAGCTGCTACAAGCCTACGTGGAGGTTAAGGTGGAGTATGTAGTGTGCTCTAACATTTCACTCGAAGCATATTTTAGTACTAAATAAATAGGTACTTGATGGGGAATTTTTTAGGTCAGCCTAGAGAAAATTTGAAGTGAAATACTCTTGTAGACTAAGAAATTTGAACTGACATGTCCCAAGGTCTATAAAGTCTGGAACTGTACAAGTAAGTGGACAAACATGGTTACTTAGAACGTAAAAATTCAATAGTCAAATAATGCAGTTATATTCCATAAAGGTATTAAATGATGTCTCTGTGACAATTTGCCCTATACCTTATCCTATTTTATCTGCAGATTAAAGCCTATCTTTGCTAGGTAATAATTACTGGTCTTTGACATGTTACTGCCAAACATAAGTTCATGCAGTATCTTTTTCCCGTACAATTTCTGAAATGTTAGCCTCACTGCTATTAGTTTTTACTAGAAATGGATTTCAACACTGCCCATTTAGTCATTTCTGGCCTTATTTCAGCTTAGACCTCAAAGTATTTTACACTGGAATTCCTCAATCTAGCTGCCGAAGCATATATTTGCACCTATTGTTCCAGCGTGACTTGGCTTAAGGAAAATGATGTCAGCTGATATGAAAAGAACCAGCGACAGGGAAACAAAGAATGGCCGGAAAGCTTTTTCCTTACTCTCTTCTGTGTGTGTTAGGAGGATGTTTGGGGGGAAGGGGGGGAAAGATAAGTGAATTACAAGGCCCAAAAACAACCGTTCGGTATTTATTCTAAATTTCTAATAAAGTGCCGGGTTGCAAGTATTATGACTGATTGGAGAAGGTGACTACTGAGTTTGCAGCAACAATAGACTAGATACACCTGCTTTTCAAGTCCTTGTTTAAATTTTCTTTCATTCGCATACCATATATCTCCAATATGACAATATCTTTTCTTAATGTAGTCTAACCCATTTTCATTTAATCAGAGTAGGCAACACGGAGTTAACAATCAAAGTACCACATATTATAACAGACTATTATTGAACCCTAACCTGCCCAACCGTAAATTACCAGCATCACAAGATTATGCTAGAATCACAAAGAGGATGAGTCCACTAATAAGAAAAAGAAACACTTTTCACTCTTAATTACCAAAAACATTTATTATGGCATGTCTATAAGTTAGAATTTACTCTGCAACCGTGAAGAAAAATTGCAATAACTTTAATTTCTGCAGTTCAATGGAGATAACATACTTGGTATATGGCTGTAATGTTCAGTGGCAGGATCTACTAGAGTAATTAAAGCTAGAAACAACTATAGCTCATGCATTACCTGATTGAAGGGACGTGTTTCTGTGCAGTATGCCCTTTCTAGAACTCCATCGGTATAAAGTGCCCGGATTACACCAAGAGCAGTTCCATATCCAGCTGTAGCCAGACTGTTGAAAGTACGAATAAAAGTTAGAGTTACCCCATATGGGTAACTAATCATAATCATAGTTGCTTTTGATTGGTCCTGTTACAGAATGATTAATTGCAATTGCATGGAAGCAATAGCTTACTGGAGAAGACCTTATCAAGTCAAGTAGGGTAATGGACCGATCACAACAAcgtaaataaaaaagaaaaattagtATTGGAATGAACCTTCCGGTGTTGCAGTGGGTCAAAATTGTTATCTTCTGAGAGTCAGTCAGGTGTTCCTTCAGAAAACTAGCTCCATATGATCCAATTGCCTTATTGGAAGTAACATCATCCTCCAGCATAACTTCAGCAGCTTCAATGTAAGCCTGACGGAACATATGAGAGTTAAGTGTTGTGCAACA from Nicotiana sylvestris chromosome 12, ASM39365v2, whole genome shotgun sequence encodes the following:
- the LOC104230478 gene encoding uncharacterized protein → MEDRYGDMRVPLISCIFCICVTGGGILLVIYLFVSNLSQPWFLPAALILVGSPWLFWFLTYMYTCIKLCCCSSKLDNRQISQRSSNAATMANARNVSTRNSTSSQNNNYDEKHVKFAEVVEVGESGHSRGSKQDE
- the LOC104230477 gene encoding methylthioribose-1-phosphate isomerase — protein: MAIGNEGDKTLLSICYKRGSLQLLDQRKLPLETIFLDIQDTKDGWDAIKEMVVRGAPAIAIAAALSLAVEVSNLSSFDGTSDDASDFLSKKLDYLVSSRPTAVNLSDAAVKLKEVIKKAATTAKDANSVFQAYIEAAEVMLEDDVTSNKAIGSYGASFLKEHLTDSQKITILTHCNTGSLATAGYGTALGVIRALYTDGVLERAYCTETRPFNQGSRLTAFELVHENIPATLIADSAAAALMNAGRVKAVIVGADRVAANGDTANKIGTYNLAVSAVHHGIPFYVAAPLTSIDLSLSSGQEIVIEERSPKELLHTRGGLGEQVAASGISVWNPAFDVTPANLISGIITEKGVITKKGTDTFDIAEFVRKTSGNW